The Fusobacterium necrophorum subsp. necrophorum genome has a window encoding:
- a CDS encoding virulence-associated E family protein produces MTYKKKKQDQIKDVGGFVGGALASSLRRNSTIRTRSIVTLDLDNLVYQDDEKILKILHSLNCSFVVYSTRKHSKVKPRLRIIFPLAADVSADEYEPIARKLASFIGMLYCDPTTFQPVRLMYWPSHSKDSDYVYEYADKGLIDGKAILNMYENWQDVRQWPEVPGTAKLHENMAKKQENPLEKEGIVGAFCRRYNILEAIEEFLPGVYEPCDTEGRLTFVGGSTTAGAVLYEDGLFLYSHHATDPCSQKLVNAFDLVRLHKFGHKDDTAEEGTPVGRLPSYLAMKEFIARNTSIPKELLKERQEKAIQEFSLAPLPEGSAEEVLEGEVVEEDDAWKDQLEFDANGWPVKTTTNILLILRNDPLLRGKIFIDEFSSYMLVRRGLPWDTRFTGEDRLWTDFDDAGLRAYFESAYRIVAVNKIIDGVNLIAEENKENKVAMRLQRTSWDGIERLETLFIDYLGCEDNIYTREVAKKSLVAAVRRAINGGGKFDYMTIIIGPQGVGKSTFLAILGMDWFNDSITKIEGGKEACELIQGSWIVELGELAGMRKSDIDTMKNFVSRQDDIFRASFGRRAQKYPRRCVFFGTANDYNFLRDETGNRRFWPIDCFIYERKKSIFTDLRKELEQIWAEACEIAKEESFSLELSEKAKEIAEQEQEAHKEDNVQKGIILDYLEKKLPKSWNTWDVYMRRNYLNEYEEQVKLYPELFQREKVCILEIWEEALGQDKRFLKPYDSKNISSVLSSLKNWERIKTNARFGRYGTQKGFRRKVSTDSVN; encoded by the coding sequence ATGACCTACAAAAAGAAAAAGCAAGACCAAATCAAAGACGTAGGAGGATTCGTCGGTGGGGCTTTGGCAAGCTCTCTCCGCCGAAACTCAACGATACGAACACGTAGTATCGTAACCCTAGACTTAGATAATCTAGTCTATCAAGATGACGAGAAAATACTGAAAATACTACATAGCCTAAACTGTTCGTTCGTGGTCTACAGCACACGAAAGCACAGTAAAGTAAAACCCAGACTTCGAATCATATTCCCACTTGCTGCCGATGTGTCTGCGGATGAATATGAGCCTATTGCCCGGAAGCTTGCTAGTTTTATTGGTATGTTGTACTGTGACCCTACTACCTTCCAACCTGTCCGTTTAATGTATTGGCCAAGCCATTCGAAAGACAGTGACTATGTCTATGAATACGCAGATAAAGGATTGATAGACGGAAAAGCTATCTTGAATATGTACGAGAATTGGCAAGACGTGAGACAGTGGCCGGAGGTTCCGGGAACCGCAAAGCTTCACGAGAACATGGCAAAGAAACAAGAAAATCCTCTAGAGAAAGAAGGTATTGTGGGAGCTTTCTGCAGAAGATACAACATCTTAGAAGCGATAGAAGAGTTCCTACCGGGAGTGTATGAGCCTTGCGACACAGAGGGGCGACTGACCTTCGTTGGTGGGAGTACGACAGCAGGAGCGGTACTCTACGAAGACGGTCTGTTCCTCTACTCGCATCATGCGACGGACCCTTGCAGTCAGAAGCTCGTGAACGCTTTTGACCTAGTGCGGCTGCATAAGTTCGGACATAAAGACGATACCGCAGAAGAGGGAACTCCGGTGGGGCGATTGCCCTCATATCTAGCAATGAAGGAGTTTATTGCTCGTAATACATCAATTCCGAAAGAATTGTTAAAAGAGAGACAGGAAAAAGCCATTCAGGAGTTTTCTTTGGCACCGCTACCGGAAGGAAGTGCAGAAGAAGTTCTGGAAGGAGAAGTCGTGGAAGAAGATGATGCTTGGAAGGATCAGCTGGAATTTGATGCGAACGGCTGGCCAGTGAAGACGACCACGAATATCCTGTTAATTTTGCGAAACGACCCTCTCTTACGTGGAAAAATTTTTATCGATGAGTTTTCCTCTTATATGTTAGTCAGAAGAGGGCTTCCTTGGGATACTCGATTTACAGGCGAAGATAGGCTGTGGACTGACTTCGATGATGCAGGACTTCGAGCCTACTTCGAAAGTGCTTATCGAATCGTTGCGGTCAATAAGATCATTGATGGGGTCAACTTAATCGCGGAGGAGAATAAAGAAAATAAAGTGGCCATGAGACTGCAGAGAACTTCGTGGGACGGGATAGAAAGATTAGAAACACTGTTTATCGACTACCTAGGATGTGAGGATAATATTTATACAAGAGAAGTTGCGAAAAAATCGTTAGTAGCAGCAGTCCGAAGAGCCATAAACGGCGGGGGAAAATTCGACTACATGACGATTATTATAGGTCCTCAAGGAGTGGGGAAAAGTACTTTTTTAGCAATTCTTGGAATGGATTGGTTCAACGACAGTATCACAAAAATTGAAGGCGGAAAAGAGGCCTGTGAGTTGATACAAGGAAGTTGGATTGTAGAGTTAGGAGAACTTGCAGGAATGCGGAAATCTGACATTGACACGATGAAAAACTTTGTCAGTAGACAGGATGACATCTTTCGAGCTTCTTTCGGGCGGAGAGCTCAAAAATACCCGAGACGGTGCGTATTCTTTGGGACCGCGAACGATTATAACTTCTTACGAGACGAGACCGGGAATCGAAGATTTTGGCCTATAGATTGTTTCATCTATGAGCGCAAAAAATCGATTTTCACAGACTTGCGAAAAGAGTTAGAACAGATATGGGCGGAGGCTTGCGAGATCGCAAAAGAGGAATCCTTTAGTTTGGAGTTAAGCGAGAAAGCGAAAGAAATTGCAGAGCAGGAGCAAGAAGCACACAAAGAGGATAATGTTCAAAAAGGAATTATCTTAGATTACCTAGAGAAGAAGTTGCCGAAGTCTTGGAATACTTGGGATGTATATATGAGAAGAAATTATCTAAACGAATACGAGGAACAAGTCAAACTGTACCCGGAACTATTCCAACGTGAAAAAGTCTGTATTTTGGAAATATGGGAAGAGGCTCTCGGTCAAGATAAACGATTCCTGAAACCTTATGACAGTAAAAACATATCGTCAGTCTTATCAAGTCTCAAAAACTGGGAAAGAATTAAGACAAATGCAAGGTTTGGGAGATACGGAACACAAAAAGGATTCCGAAGAAAAGTGTCAACCGACAGTGTCAACTGA
- a CDS encoding VRR-NUC domain-containing protein, whose product MKKKTEKEIERKLKSKIESLGGLCLKWTSPGIRGVPDRICIMPGGDVLFVELKAEGKKNNLSPLQKNFHKKLTELGHMVWVVSSYEEVNDLIETWCMS is encoded by the coding sequence TTGAAAAAAAAAACGGAAAAAGAAATTGAACGAAAATTAAAGAGCAAGATAGAAAGCCTCGGAGGGTTATGCTTGAAGTGGACCTCTCCGGGAATACGAGGAGTGCCTGACCGGATATGCATTATGCCCGGAGGCGATGTCTTGTTCGTAGAACTAAAAGCAGAGGGGAAGAAGAACAATCTTTCTCCTTTGCAGAAAAACTTTCACAAAAAATTAACCGAGTTGGGTCATATGGTTTGGGTCGTATCCTCTTACGAAGAAGTCAATGACCTGATTGAAACTTGGTGTATGAGTTAG